Proteins encoded in a region of the Nicotiana tomentosiformis chromosome 9, ASM39032v3, whole genome shotgun sequence genome:
- the LOC138898543 gene encoding uncharacterized protein — protein MRFSELVRHDIWLVPTDRERIMRFIDGLTFQLRLLMTRERVSGATFDEVVDIARQIKMVHSQERVEREAKRPRGQGGYSSAPSRSQFQHSRGRHLRHAQTARPFYHGASSGHGSHSHQQVKSSFSALPVQSSHHAPFTQISPGSSFGHQEQQFRKRMGCFECGDFGHIMRYLPRLLGGTLQWSTRPMAPAPVPPPPAQPTRGRAQPARGGTQLARGRPRGGGRSGDGQAHFCSLPTRPDAIASDAVITYLPGMPPNRDIDFGIELVPDTYPISIPSYRMVPAELKELKEQLQELLDKGVYSA, from the exons atgcgattctcggagttagTCCGTCATGatatttggttggttcccacagacagggagaggattatgaggtttatagatggtctcacttttcagctacgattgcttatgaccagagaaagggtgtctggtgctacctttgatgaggttgtcgacattgctcggcagattaaAATGGTTcacagtcaggagagggttgagagggaggccaagaggcctcgtggtcagggtggatacAGCAGTGCTCCTTCTAGGAGTCAGTTCCAGCacagtagaggtcgtcatttaAGACATGCTCAGACAGCTCGGCCATTttaccatggtgcatcatctggccatggttctcacagtcatcagcaggtcaagtcatcattcagtgcactaccggtgcagagttctcatcatgccccgTTCACTCAGATATCTCCGGGTAGCTCTTTTGGGCATCAGGAACAACAGTTTCGTAAGAGgatgggttgtttcgagtgcggagattttggtcacattatgagATATTTACCTAGGCTATTGGGTGGGACTCTACAGTGGAGTactcggccgatggcaccagcaccagttcctccaccacccgcccagccaaccAGGGGTAgagctcagccagctaggggtggaacCCAattagctaggggtcgcccgagagggggaggcagatcaggggatGGCCAGGCCCATTTCTGTTCCCTCCCTACCAGACcggatgctattgcttcagatgctgtgattacat acctgccgggcatgccgcctaacagggatattgacttcggtattgaatTGGTGCCGGACACTTaccccatttctattccatcgtaTCGTATGgtaccggcggagttgaaggagttgaaggaacaacttcaggaactccttgataaaggggtttattcggcctag